The following DNA comes from bacterium.
ACGGATATATCGCGCTTCCCATCTGGAAAACCCTGAGATTGAACGGGAACTTTTATCGACAAAGAGACAACCTTAGCATCGACGACTCGTTCGATTCCGCGCCTATCGATAATCGTTTTCAAGGCGTTTTGAGCTATAGTCCATTTATCGGGAACAACATCGGCCTCGTTTACGAATACTGCGGTCGTGAAGACCTTCTTCACTCCCCGGTTACACTGGAAAAAGAGGATATATTCAAGGTGCGTCTGGGCCAGAACGTCGATATCCAACCTATTTCGCTATACTCGTTGGTCGAGTTGGGAAGCACGATCGATCGCTCGACCGGCGACGCCTCTTCTCTCGAAAAATATTCTTTTTCCGTTCACTGTCGACCGACCGACGGACAAACCTTCAGCTTCCAACTCGAATATCACAATAACGATCTTTTCGAGGAAGACGATCGGCGATATTTTGTTGCGACATTAAACGGTTCTTTCCATATCGGCGAATGGCTTTCCGCCAATATGAACTTGCAATCTGGCGGCAGAAGGGATTATTTTCTGGAACACCACATCGGCGAACGGAATTACTTCGACGGCGGACTTTGCTTGCACCTGCCGTTCAATCTCGACATCGCGCTCGAAGAACGTTATGCGCTCGACGATAACACAGATTTGAACGAGACTGCCCTGACCGTGGAATACAATATCCCGTTCGGTTTGCCGATAGGCTTGAAGACCGGAACGGGCGAAGTCGAAGGCCGTATATTCGACGAGGAAACCGGCGAAGCTTTACCCGGCGTCGCCCTCAACCTAAACGGATATACAACGGTAACGGATGACGACGGCAGTTTCATATTCAAATCGGTAACCGCTAAAAAATATTATCTCACAGTTAAGACATCGAGGCTTGGGAAGCACCGAATAACCTCGCAAAAATCGCCGATATCGGTGATAGTCAAACGAGGGAAAACGGTTTCTCTCGAAATAGGAATAACGGATGACGTGGCAATCTCGGGGTTCATAACATTATACGACTTCGACGCGCATTCGCTCGATGAGGCAGGGACGTCGTTGGTCGAAACGCGCGACCTTGCGGGAGTTACTGTCGAGCTTTCCGACGGGCGAGAGACGTTGAAGCAAATTACGGATTCCGAAGGGATGTTCCAATTCCTGCGATTACGACCGGGCAAGTGGACTTTGAGAATAAAGAAGGATAATATCCCGGAACGCTACTATCTCGAAAAAGACGTTATCGAAATAGACATCACACCAGGGCAGGTAAAGGGGTTCCGTATAAATGTCCTGCCTGAAAAGCGTCGTATCCGTATTATCAAAAACGGCGGAACGATACGCGAAAATACCAGCCGGTAATAATGCAAGGCCCGACATCCTTTCGACCGCCTGTGTCTCCTCGTTTCCACAGCCTCGGCCGGTCGGCCGTTGCCGATATTCGGCGCGGAGGACCTCGAAGCTCAATCCAATCGACGCACTGGGGTATGAGTAGTATTTGAATCTCTCAAAGTGTAGAAAAAGTAAAACAGGATTATTTTTCACTTGCATTAATAACTATATATCATTAGTATGCTTTTTTGTCGATTGCGACAAACCCACCTCTCACCCGTGCCATGGCAGAGAGGCCGGTGGATATTGAATCAATGGCACAAGAGAGGATTACAGAATGGATATTTATGTCGGGAATCTTTCCTACGACGCAACAGACGACGATCTGCAAGGACTTTTCCAGCAGTATGGAACCGTTGCCTCCGCGAGAGTAATTATGGACAAAATGTCTGGTAGATCGAGAGGCTTCGGCTTTATAGAAATGCCAGATAAAAGCGAGGGCGACAAGGCCGTAGAAACCGCGAATGGACTCGAGTTCCAGGGAAGGACCTTGCGTGTCAATGAGTCTCAACCTCGTCAAAATTCGAGAGATAGTCGAGGTGGTGGCGACAGGCGTTAACGTTAGATCCCGTTATTATAGGATCTTAAAAGGCGGGTCAGAAGCCCGCTTTTTTTTATTGCCCGGTTTCTGTATTGTCATTTCCAGGCCCGATCGGGAATGACAAGGGGCGAGTAAAGCAAGAGAATTCTCCCTTCGCGCGAAAATCCCCTCTATAAAATCCCACAAACTCTACACCGAAATATTTCCACTAATAAGTTATTGTTTCTTGCGTTTATTAAAACAATATATTAATTTGCGTTTACGTAAATAATATGCATGGCCATAAACCGAAATATCGCGTGCAACACAACCCCCGCATCAGCGCGCTCACCGCCTGCAGTTTGCAGGGGATTTTTCCCCATCGGGCTAGATTCGTGAAATTGCCTCTTGTGAAAATGTTTTTTGTAATAATTGTATTGATAATCACGATTGCGCATATTTTATTTAATTTAAAATGATAGGCTATAATACCAAAATAGAACTCGCGCACACGAACCCGAATCGTAGGATCGAGGCATGCCTCGACCGCCCTAACAACCCCGAAAAGACTGTCCGCACGCGGCGAAACAGGAGACAAACGCGATGATGAACAACAACTTACACCGAAAATCGCAAAATACCATTGAATTATCCGATATAATAATGATAAGCGATATAGGGCAACGGGAAGATAAAAAGGCAAAAAAAAAGACCTTGACAAACTCTTTTTTGCCCCTATTTTGGAACGCAGAACGAATTTGGTCGAATGTTCTAATCGGGTAGGAACAAACGGAAGGAATGGATTTGGAAAAGAAAGAAAATATTATCGAATCCGCCCAAAAGCTGTTTTCGCGATTCGGCTTTCTGAAAACGACCGTCGATGAAATAGCGAAAGCCGCCCGTATGGGAAAAGCATCCCTCCATCATTATTTCAAAAGCAAAGAGGATATTTTCCGTGAGGTTGTCAAAAAGGAAAGTCAGATTTTAAGCGGCAAAACGAGGGAAGCAATCGAGTTCGGCAAAACGCCATCGCCCGCGCCGCCCGACCTTGCTCTGAGCCTGTCGAATGGCTGGAAACCCGCAGAATGGGACGTCTTCGCCACGTCCGACGAGCCGTTCTTCGAATTCGGTCCACTCGCTGAAGGCAACACATTCGCATTCCGAGGTAGAGCGAAGAACAGCACAGGTTACGGCGGCTATTCGGAAATCTGGGTCGTGGAGGTAGTGTGAATATAATAAAAAACAAAATATCACTGGTATTATCTGGAGGAGGCGCAAGAGGAATTGCACACATTGGAGTAATTGAAGAATTGGAAAAACAAGGATTTGAAATTAAGTCGATTTCAGGAACTTCTATGGGAGCTTTTGTAGGTGCTGTTTATTCTATTGGGAAAATGGAAGAGTATAAAAACTGGATATATACTTTAGATAAGTTAGAAGTTTTTAAACTTATTGATTTTACATTTAGTTCACAAGGATTAGTTAAAGGAGATAAAGTTTTTAAAATTATGAAGGAATTTATTCCTGACGTAAATATTGAAGACTTGAAAATTCATTATGTAGCCACAGCCACAGATATTACAAATAAGAGAGAAGTAATTTTTACAAAAGGAAGTATTTATGAGGCAGTAAGGGCATCAATTGCGATACCTACCGTGATTACACCTGTAAAAACAGAAAATTCTTTACTTGTAGATGGAGGCGTTATTAATCCTGTTCCTATTAATCATGCTCAAAGAACCAAAGATGATATACTAGTTGTAGTTCATGTAAATGCTGATATTCCTGTATATAAGCCACCTATTACAAAAAAAGAAAAAGATAAAAAACAATCAAAATATCTCAAAACAATTAAAACATTTCAAAATCAATTGAATAAAATTAATCCGAAAGTAAAAAATGAGAAATTTGGATACTTTAACCTTATGAACAAAACAGTTGGTTTGCTAACTTATCAAATATCAAAAATGATAATAGAAAAATATCCACCGGACATTTTAATAAATGTATCCAGGGAATCATGTGATGTTTTTGATTTTTACAAAGCTGAAGAATTAGTTGAAATTGGCCGGCATGCCGCTATAAAAAGCATTGAAGAATATAAAAATAAATTGAATTCTCTAGCTCCAACATCCCTATAGGAGCTTCTAAAATGACGCTCTGCGTAGAGTAATCATACCTGAGAAGTCGCGCATATCGCCTTCTTTTCGCTATTTCCCCTAACCCCTTACCCCCCAATAATAACACCCGATTTTTCAGGGCTTGCACATCGAGCGGTGCGAGTGCCGACCCGGCAACAAAGGAAGTGTTGAGATATCGCGAAGCGCTGTGGGAAGCTAAAAATAAATTTTAAAAAAGACCTTGATAAACTCTTTTTTGTCCCTATTTTGGAACGCAGAACGAATTTGGTCGAATGTTCTAATCGGGTAGGAACAAACGGAAGGAATGGATTTGGAAAAGAAAGAAAATATTATCGCATCCGCCCAAAAGCTGTTTTCGCGATTCGGCTTCCTGAAAACGACTGTCGATGAAATAGCGAAAGCCGCCCGTATGGGAAAAGCATCTCTCTATCATTATTTCAAAAGCAAAGAGGATATTTTCCGTGAGGTTATCGAGAAGGAAAGCCAGGTTTTGAGCGGCAAAACGAGGGAAGCAATCGAGCGAGAGAATACTCCGCAGGATAAAATGAAGGCTTTCATTGTAACGAGAATGCAGTGTTTAAGCGAATTGGCAAACATCTACGATGCGCTCAGAAACGAGTATTTGGAGCACT
Coding sequences within:
- a CDS encoding TetR/AcrR family transcriptional regulator, producing MDLEKKENIIASAQKLFSRFGFLKTTVDEIAKAARMGKASLYHYFKSKEDIFREVIEKESQVLSGKTREAIERENTPQDKMKAFIVTRMQCLSELANIYDALRNEYLEHYAFIEKAREANFREEIETVEAILEVGVKDGVFDIDDVELTAFAIISALKGLEYPWTIEISVDEIEKNIDNLLEILFNGIVKR
- a CDS encoding RNA-binding protein, which produces MDIYVGNLSYDATDDDLQGLFQQYGTVASARVIMDKMSGRSRGFGFIEMPDKSEGDKAVETANGLEFQGRTLRVNESQPRQNSRDSRGGGDRR
- a CDS encoding patatin-like phospholipase family protein, which gives rise to MNIIKNKISLVLSGGGARGIAHIGVIEELEKQGFEIKSISGTSMGAFVGAVYSIGKMEEYKNWIYTLDKLEVFKLIDFTFSSQGLVKGDKVFKIMKEFIPDVNIEDLKIHYVATATDITNKREVIFTKGSIYEAVRASIAIPTVITPVKTENSLLVDGGVINPVPINHAQRTKDDILVVVHVNADIPVYKPPITKKEKDKKQSKYLKTIKTFQNQLNKINPKVKNEKFGYFNLMNKTVGLLTYQISKMIIEKYPPDILINVSRESCDVFDFYKAEELVEIGRHAAIKSIEEYKNKLNSLAPTSL
- a CDS encoding TetR/AcrR family transcriptional regulator; protein product: MDLEKKENIIESAQKLFSRFGFLKTTVDEIAKAARMGKASLHHYFKSKEDIFREVVKKESQILSGKTREAIEFGKTPSPAPPDLALSLSNGWKPAEWDVFATSDEPFFEFGPLAEGNTFAFRGRAKNSTGYGGYSEIWVVEVV